In Alicyclobacillus macrosporangiidus CPP55, a single window of DNA contains:
- a CDS encoding APC family permease, with amino-acid sequence MMDTIHTLKRWLVGRPLKTREQAHVKIGVLKGMALMTPDALSSVAYATDQMELILAVLIGAGMAQQRVTDVLGFSMLGTGLIVCLAFLLYLAYRNIIAHYPMGGGAYSIGLNDLGRVWGLSAAATLIVGYTLTVAVSVAAGVDAVAPVIPFVGAHKLFFNVLLTLVIMFVNLRGTGESAAVFVPFTYLFIGCILLLGAGAAVQAIRQPEDIHLPTAAGMQAVQGMSLFLFLKMFANGCSALTGVEAVSNSVPVFKEPSVKRAQRTLLALIVTLSVLFFIVSTVATVHGLRYNPDVPLINQEALEVFGDHGIGYAVTVLISLATMCILVIAANTAFTGCPALWSTMARDGFMPRWMLHKGDRLVYSNGIVFLTFISLLLTIGFDAKVSRLIPLYGVSVFYTFTISQLGMLARLLRERERGWKTRLVLSAFGVLMSGLACATFLVTRFFDGAWLVLVCVPLMVVMFIKIAGHYKQIREDLRYDFSQPFCASDPGITIVPIASVNKASVNALRYAVTNFKNVIAVHVVTGDTEEEMGHKTKKIEEEWERLHSGVRLIVIHSQYRAVAKRLQRFVDFELQKYSPENITIVLPQFITRRWWHKLLHNKTGGVLLAWLVLNKSVKVVTVPYRLSK; translated from the coding sequence ACGCCACCGACCAGATGGAGCTCATCCTGGCCGTCCTCATCGGGGCGGGCATGGCCCAACAGCGCGTCACCGACGTGCTCGGCTTCTCCATGCTCGGCACCGGGCTCATCGTCTGCCTGGCGTTCCTCCTGTACCTGGCCTACCGCAACATCATCGCGCACTATCCAATGGGCGGCGGGGCGTACTCCATCGGGCTCAACGACCTGGGCCGCGTCTGGGGTCTGTCGGCGGCCGCGACGCTGATCGTAGGGTACACCTTGACCGTGGCCGTGTCCGTCGCCGCCGGGGTCGACGCCGTCGCCCCCGTGATCCCGTTCGTCGGCGCACACAAGCTGTTCTTCAACGTCCTCCTGACGCTCGTCATCATGTTTGTCAACCTGCGCGGCACGGGCGAATCGGCTGCCGTGTTCGTGCCGTTCACGTACCTGTTCATCGGCTGCATCCTCTTGCTCGGCGCTGGCGCCGCGGTTCAAGCCATCCGCCAACCGGAGGACATCCATCTGCCCACCGCCGCCGGCATGCAGGCGGTGCAAGGGATGTCGCTGTTTTTGTTCCTGAAGATGTTCGCCAACGGGTGCAGCGCCCTGACCGGCGTGGAGGCGGTGTCCAACTCTGTGCCCGTCTTCAAGGAGCCGTCCGTCAAACGGGCGCAGCGCACCCTGCTCGCGTTGATCGTGACCTTGTCGGTGCTGTTTTTCATCGTCTCCACCGTCGCCACCGTGCACGGCCTGCGCTACAACCCGGACGTGCCCCTCATCAACCAGGAGGCCCTCGAGGTCTTCGGCGATCACGGTATCGGTTACGCCGTCACCGTCCTCATCTCGCTGGCGACCATGTGCATCCTCGTGATCGCCGCCAACACCGCCTTCACCGGCTGCCCGGCGCTGTGGTCGACGATGGCCCGGGACGGGTTCATGCCGCGCTGGATGCTGCACAAGGGCGATCGGTTGGTGTACAGCAACGGCATCGTCTTCTTGACGTTCATCTCGCTGCTTCTGACCATCGGATTTGATGCCAAGGTCAGCCGCCTCATCCCGCTGTACGGCGTGAGCGTGTTTTACACCTTTACCATCTCCCAGCTCGGGATGCTGGCGCGCCTGTTGCGTGAGCGGGAGCGAGGCTGGAAGACGCGCCTGGTGCTGAGCGCCTTCGGCGTCCTGATGAGCGGGCTCGCCTGCGCGACCTTCCTGGTGACGCGGTTTTTCGACGGGGCGTGGCTGGTGTTGGTGTGCGTGCCCCTGATGGTCGTGATGTTCATCAAAATCGCGGGCCACTACAAGCAGATCCGGGAGGATCTCCGGTACGACTTCAGCCAGCCGTTCTGCGCGTCTGATCCCGGCATCACCATCGTACCCATCGCATCGGTCAACAAGGCGTCCGTGAACGCGCTGCGATACGCGGTCACCAACTTCAAGAACGTGATCGCCGTGCACGTGGTGACCGGGGACACGGAGGAGGAGATGGGGCACAAGACCAAGAAGATTGAGGAAGAGTGGGAACGGCTGCACAGCGGTGTGCGTCTCATCGTCATCCACTCCCAGTACCGGGCGGTGGCCAAGCGGCTGCAACGGTTCGTGGATTTCGAGCTGCAAAAGTATTCGCCGGAGAACATCACCATCGTGCTGCCGCAGTTCATCACGCGCCGCTGGTGGCACAAGCTGTTGCACAACAAGACCGGCGGAGTGCTCTTGGCTTGGCTCGTCCTGAACAAGTCGGTGAAGGTCGTCACCGTTCCGTACCGGCTGTCGAAATAA
- the epsC gene encoding serine O-acetyltransferase EpsC encodes MSKRAEIARRLQEQSCQWFKGRVCHPEPDAIQAMIERLRCVMLPNYFRPPEGQSLEACMDLLHRGMAGQIHRAVFQKCIDQDGTPETRAFAEDKADQVLAALPQVQEMLYDDIVETYNSDPAATGYDEVILTYPGLFALLVYRVANVMHRLEIPLLPRMMTEYAHSATGIDIHPGATIGRGIMIDHGTGIVIGETAVVGNHVKLYQGVTIGALYFPRDEEGFMVRKTKRHPTVEDGVVIYANATVLGGETVIGHHSVIGSNAWITESVPPYSKVLYQTESVVKVGSSPAR; translated from the coding sequence ATGTCCAAGCGAGCGGAGATCGCGCGTCGGTTGCAGGAGCAGAGCTGCCAGTGGTTCAAGGGCCGGGTGTGTCATCCAGAGCCGGACGCCATTCAGGCGATGATTGAACGCCTCCGCTGTGTGATGCTGCCCAACTATTTCAGGCCGCCGGAAGGGCAGAGCCTGGAGGCGTGCATGGACCTCCTGCACCGGGGGATGGCTGGGCAGATCCACCGTGCCGTCTTCCAAAAGTGCATTGACCAGGACGGTACGCCTGAAACGCGGGCGTTTGCAGAGGATAAGGCGGATCAGGTGTTGGCGGCACTGCCGCAGGTTCAGGAGATGCTGTACGATGACATCGTCGAGACGTACAACAGCGACCCGGCCGCGACCGGCTACGACGAGGTGATCCTCACCTATCCCGGCCTGTTTGCCCTGTTGGTCTACCGGGTCGCGAACGTCATGCACCGCCTGGAAATTCCGCTGTTGCCTCGGATGATGACCGAGTATGCGCACAGCGCCACTGGGATCGACATTCACCCCGGGGCGACCATCGGGCGTGGCATCATGATTGATCACGGCACCGGCATCGTCATCGGGGAGACGGCAGTGGTCGGCAACCACGTGAAGCTGTACCAAGGGGTCACCATCGGCGCGCTGTACTTCCCGCGCGACGAGGAGGGCTTCATGGTGCGCAAGACCAAGCGCCATCCGACGGTGGAGGACGGGGTCGTCATCTACGCCAACGCGACGGTCCTCGGCGGGGAGACGGTGATTGGGCATCACAGCGTGATCGGCAGCAACGCCTGGATCACGGAGAGCGTGCCGCCGTATTCGAAGGTGCTGTACCAGACGGAAAGCGTCGTGAAGGTGGGGTCGTCGCCGGCGCGCTGA
- a CDS encoding Fur family transcriptional regulator, translated as MDKRDIVQLLHRQNFRLTREREALLELLMRTEKMFTAAEWHALAQQEHVRVGLTTVYRLLEVLTKVGLATPFLVEGSVYYAFCAGQHHHHFVCLACHHVEDLYECPVFHHLPEGCQVHHHKVDLFGICPACQNQTAAGCGPH; from the coding sequence ATGGACAAACGCGATATCGTCCAACTGCTGCATCGCCAAAACTTCCGCCTGACCCGGGAACGGGAAGCCCTGCTGGAGTTGTTGATGCGCACCGAAAAGATGTTCACCGCCGCCGAGTGGCATGCGCTGGCGCAGCAGGAACACGTTCGGGTCGGATTAACCACAGTATACAGGTTGCTCGAGGTCCTGACAAAGGTGGGGTTGGCCACTCCGTTTTTGGTCGAGGGCAGCGTTTACTACGCGTTTTGCGCCGGCCAACACCATCACCACTTCGTCTGCCTTGCCTGCCACCATGTCGAAGACCTGTACGAATGCCCGGTCTTTCACCATCTGCCCGAAGGCTGCCAAGTGCATCACCACAAGGTCGATCTCTTCGGCATCTGTCCCGCCTGCCAAAACCAGACAGCGGCGGGGTGCGGTCCCCACTGA
- a CDS encoding Nramp family divalent metal transporter, translated as MEGLVVSQRQQAGRRDSRAVLAGRQALAGKRRGLRAVLPFLGPSMIAAIAYVDPGNFATNIESGSEFGYNLLWVVLAANLMAMVIQNLSAKLGLATGKNLPELCREHLPAWVSVLLWLIAEVAAMATDLAEFLGASLALNLMLHIPLLPAAVVTGVVTYLMLTLDRFGFRPLELVIGALLGVIALCYLAETVLSQPDWGMVARHAVTPWMGGRESVMLAVGIIGATVMPHAVYLHSGLTQRRIEPRTEDEAVRIYRFQRIDVMVAMTVAGLVNLAMMYMSAATFHGAGYTGIASIDEAYRTLQPLLGPAAAWVFLISLLASGLSSSTVGTMAGQVIMQGFVGFRIPVWVRRVVTMLPTLVIIGAGVDPMHALVLSQVVLSLALPAPLLALVWFTRNPKLMGPLVNRPWVTGLALAISLVVLTLNGVYLGLTLAGEA; from the coding sequence ATGGAAGGTTTGGTGGTTTCGCAACGGCAGCAGGCCGGGCGGCGCGACAGCCGGGCGGTGTTGGCGGGTCGCCAAGCCCTGGCTGGGAAGCGGCGCGGTCTGCGGGCGGTGTTGCCGTTTTTGGGACCGTCGATGATCGCTGCCATCGCGTATGTCGATCCCGGCAACTTCGCAACCAACATCGAGAGCGGTTCGGAGTTTGGATACAACCTGTTGTGGGTGGTGCTGGCCGCCAACCTGATGGCGATGGTGATTCAAAACCTGTCCGCCAAACTGGGGCTCGCCACGGGCAAAAACCTGCCGGAGCTTTGCCGGGAGCATCTGCCGGCGTGGGTGTCGGTGCTGCTGTGGTTGATCGCGGAGGTGGCGGCGATGGCCACCGACCTGGCCGAGTTTCTCGGCGCCAGCCTGGCATTAAACCTGATGCTTCACATCCCGCTGTTGCCGGCGGCCGTGGTGACGGGCGTCGTCACCTATCTGATGCTGACGCTCGATCGCTTTGGATTCCGGCCACTGGAATTGGTCATCGGGGCGCTGCTCGGTGTGATTGCCCTCTGTTACCTGGCCGAGACGGTCCTGTCGCAGCCCGACTGGGGGATGGTCGCTCGCCACGCGGTGACCCCGTGGATGGGAGGCCGGGAGAGCGTCATGCTGGCGGTCGGCATCATCGGGGCGACCGTCATGCCGCACGCCGTGTACCTGCACTCCGGGCTGACGCAGCGGCGTATCGAGCCGCGAACGGAAGACGAGGCGGTGCGGATCTACCGGTTCCAACGCATCGACGTGATGGTGGCAATGACGGTGGCTGGCCTTGTCAACCTGGCGATGATGTACATGTCCGCGGCGACGTTTCACGGCGCGGGGTACACCGGGATCGCCAGCATTGACGAGGCGTACCGAACCTTGCAACCGCTGCTCGGCCCGGCGGCGGCGTGGGTGTTCCTCATCTCGCTGTTGGCGTCGGGGTTGTCCAGCTCCACCGTGGGGACGATGGCGGGACAGGTGATCATGCAGGGGTTCGTCGGCTTTCGCATCCCCGTATGGGTGCGGCGGGTGGTCACCATGCTGCCGACCCTGGTCATCATCGGCGCCGGGGTCGATCCGATGCATGCCCTGGTGCTCAGCCAGGTGGTGTTGAGTCTCGCCCTGCCGGCGCCGCTCTTGGCCTTGGTGTGGTTCACGCGCAACCCGAAGCTGATGGGGCCGCTCGTCAACAGGCCTTGGGTCACGGGACTGGCGTTGGCCATCTCCCTGGTGGTCCTCACCCTCAACGGGGTGTATTTGGGGTTGACGCTGGCGGGCGAGGCGTGA
- a CDS encoding phosphatase PAP2 family protein, with amino-acid sequence MNAFDKTVFHALNQYAGHSALDPVMKFFAQYSLEMYALIFIVAWFALPRQDEDRRHALVIAAAGGVLALLINAVIGAIWYRPRPFVAMPNEAHRIIPHAVDASFPSDHVSGGFGFTSGAWGAAPSWVSGAFLVVSLITMVARVYVGVHWPTDVLGGLVVGVIAGRIAHLLSGPLWLVTSGLLRLFRMGHYARRRRYGR; translated from the coding sequence ATGAACGCATTTGACAAGACGGTGTTTCACGCGCTGAATCAGTATGCCGGCCATTCCGCGCTCGATCCGGTGATGAAGTTCTTCGCCCAGTACTCCCTGGAGATGTACGCCCTCATCTTCATCGTGGCTTGGTTTGCGCTCCCGCGCCAGGACGAAGATCGGCGGCATGCGCTGGTGATTGCCGCGGCCGGCGGCGTGTTGGCGCTGCTGATCAACGCCGTCATCGGCGCCATCTGGTACCGGCCGAGGCCCTTCGTGGCGATGCCGAACGAGGCACACCGCATCATCCCGCACGCGGTGGACGCCTCCTTCCCGAGCGACCACGTGTCGGGCGGCTTCGGCTTCACCAGCGGCGCGTGGGGAGCTGCTCCCTCCTGGGTGAGCGGGGCGTTTCTCGTCGTCTCCCTGATCACCATGGTGGCCCGGGTGTACGTCGGCGTCCACTGGCCCACCGACGTTTTGGGCGGCCTGGTCGTCGGGGTGATCGCCGGCCGCATCGCCCACCTGCTGTCCGGTCCGCTCTGGCTGGTGACGAGCGGGCTGTTGCGGCTCTTCCGCATGGGCCACTACGCACGCCGCCGCCGCTATGGCCGCTGA
- a CDS encoding dipeptidase yields the protein MSLTRHPERSAWGLSTFDQYLSEHREQHLEELRKFLRIPSISTLSDHRADVRRAAEFLAEQARAIGFEHVELLETPRHPVLYADWLHAPGQPTVLVYGHYDVQPVDPLHLWKSPPFEPEIRDGKLYARGASDDKGQVFMHLKSFEALLRTTGSLPVNVKLCIEGEEEIGSPHLPQVLAAHQERFQADVIVISDTPMLAPGQPAVCYGLRGLAALEVHVCGANSDLHSGLYGGMVQNAVHALVEVLASMRGPDGRVQVAGFYDGVQPLSAEERQAFADLDFDEMATARALGVETLFGEAGYTALERVWARPTLEVNGIYGGFQGEGTKTVIPNEAHAKITCRLVPDQDPVRIQQLIRQHVLTHLPPGARAEVTLQDTGRPYVTPFHHPAIQLAAKAYEAAYGVPASFIRMGGSIPVVEVFDRLVGAPVVLMGFGLPDENFHAPNEHFSLDNFDKGLRALCRYWTGLPDALRG from the coding sequence ATGTCCCTGACGCGTCACCCAGAAAGGAGCGCATGGGGATTGTCCACCTTTGACCAGTACCTGTCTGAACACCGGGAGCAACACCTGGAAGAGCTCCGGAAGTTCCTGCGCATTCCCAGCATCAGCACCCTCTCCGATCACAGGGCAGACGTGCGGCGAGCGGCCGAGTTCTTGGCCGAGCAGGCCAGAGCCATCGGCTTCGAGCATGTCGAGCTGCTTGAAACCCCACGCCACCCCGTTTTGTACGCCGACTGGCTGCACGCCCCAGGGCAACCGACCGTGCTTGTCTACGGCCACTACGACGTCCAGCCGGTCGATCCGCTCCACCTCTGGAAGTCTCCTCCCTTTGAACCCGAGATCCGCGACGGCAAGCTGTACGCCCGCGGCGCCAGCGACGACAAGGGCCAGGTGTTCATGCACCTCAAATCGTTCGAGGCGCTGTTACGCACGACGGGATCGCTGCCCGTCAACGTCAAGCTGTGCATCGAGGGCGAGGAGGAGATCGGCAGCCCGCACCTGCCCCAGGTGCTCGCAGCGCATCAGGAGCGGTTCCAGGCGGACGTCATCGTCATCTCCGACACGCCGATGCTCGCACCCGGACAGCCCGCCGTCTGCTACGGCCTGCGCGGCCTGGCGGCCCTGGAGGTGCACGTCTGCGGCGCGAACAGCGACCTGCACTCCGGCCTGTATGGCGGCATGGTGCAAAACGCGGTGCACGCCCTCGTCGAGGTCCTCGCCTCCATGCGCGGGCCCGACGGGCGCGTCCAGGTGGCCGGCTTCTATGACGGCGTCCAGCCGCTCAGCGCCGAGGAGCGCCAGGCGTTCGCCGATCTTGACTTTGACGAGATGGCGACCGCCCGGGCCCTCGGCGTCGAGACCCTGTTTGGCGAAGCCGGATACACCGCCCTGGAGCGGGTGTGGGCCCGGCCGACCCTCGAGGTCAACGGCATTTACGGCGGCTTCCAAGGCGAGGGGACGAAGACCGTCATCCCGAACGAGGCCCATGCCAAGATCACCTGCCGCCTCGTGCCCGATCAAGACCCGGTGCGCATCCAGCAGCTCATTCGGCAGCACGTGCTGACCCACCTGCCGCCGGGCGCCCGCGCCGAGGTGACCCTGCAGGATACCGGCCGTCCCTACGTGACGCCGTTCCACCACCCGGCCATCCAACTGGCCGCAAAGGCCTACGAAGCGGCCTACGGGGTGCCGGCCTCGTTCATCCGGATGGGCGGGTCCATCCCGGTGGTCGAGGTGTTCGATCGCCTCGTCGGCGCGCCGGTCGTCCTGATGGGCTTCGGCCTGCCGGACGAGAACTTCCACGCCCCGAATGAACACTTCTCGCTGGACAACTTCGACAAGGGGCTGCGCGCCCTGTGCCGGTACTGGACAGGCCTGCCGGATGCCCTGCGCGGGTGA
- the codY gene encoding GTP-sensing pleiotropic transcriptional regulator CodY, which yields MKLLQKVQELGQLLRSSSVQVDFHEVAEFLSRVMSCNVYIVGRKGKILGYGVYEHALTEEWVRIMTEEKRFPGDFNKHLLRIEQTVANLEDKEPFYVFSEEENESFRSKYISIAPVIAARERQGTLVFARSSSPFDDEDMVLAEYSATIVALEIVHARQQHKEEESRQRALAHLAVESLSYSELQAAKYLMDAIHESPDGIVVSSQIADEHGVTRSVIVNSIRKLESAGTIESRSLGMKGTHVRILNPYVEEEINRQFDR from the coding sequence GTGAAGCTGCTGCAGAAGGTTCAAGAGCTCGGACAACTGTTGCGTTCCTCCAGTGTTCAGGTGGATTTTCACGAAGTCGCGGAATTTCTCAGCCGCGTGATGTCCTGCAACGTGTACATCGTCGGGCGCAAAGGCAAGATCCTCGGGTACGGCGTGTACGAGCATGCGCTCACCGAAGAATGGGTGCGCATCATGACCGAGGAGAAGCGGTTCCCCGGCGATTTCAACAAACATCTCTTGCGCATCGAGCAGACCGTGGCGAACCTGGAGGACAAGGAGCCGTTTTACGTGTTCTCCGAGGAGGAGAATGAGTCGTTCCGCTCCAAGTACATCAGCATCGCTCCCGTCATCGCGGCGCGTGAACGGCAGGGCACCCTGGTGTTCGCCCGTTCCTCCAGCCCGTTTGACGACGAGGACATGGTCCTGGCTGAGTACAGCGCCACCATCGTCGCCCTCGAGATCGTGCACGCGCGCCAGCAGCACAAGGAAGAGGAGAGCCGTCAGCGCGCCCTGGCGCACCTGGCGGTGGAGTCTCTCAGCTACTCGGAGCTGCAGGCGGCCAAGTATCTGATGGACGCGATTCACGAATCCCCGGACGGGATTGTGGTCAGCTCGCAGATCGCGGACGAGCATGGCGTGACGCGCTCTGTCATCGTCAACAGCATCCGCAAGCTGGAGAGCGCGGGGACCATCGAGAGCCGGTCCCTCGGCATGAAGGGCACGCACGTGCGCATCCTCAACCCGTACGTGGAAGAGGAGATCAACCGCCAGTTCGACCGTTGA